The sequence GGCCTGGCGCGCGCGAGGAGGCGCACCAGCGGGCGCAGCCGGTTGTCCAGCGCGCGCGGCAGGTACCACCGCTCTACCCGGCGAGCGGGTCCCTGCCCGGCCCTCGCCGTCCCTTCCACAAGGGCGCGCGAGATGCGCGGGTACCAGTACAGCTCTTCGGGAGAGAGCGACGGGTTGACGCGCCCCACGTCCGTCTCGGCGTGCTCCACTCCCAGCCGCGCCTCCAGCACGGCCAGGAACCGGTGCCGGTCGTCACGAAGGAGCTCGTAGGGGAGGACGATGACGTTCTCGCCGCCGAACGCCTCCGCGTACATCCCGATCAGGTAGTCGAAGTCCAGGTGGAGGCGCTCGCCGCGCGCGCACCGGCCCACGTGCGCCGCGCACACTTCCGCGAGCGAGAGGGTTCCGCCGGTGCGGACGTACTGCGAGTAGCCGGAGTAGATCATCGCCCGGAAGCCGCGCGTGACGATCAGGATGCGGCTCCCCGGGTACAGCGTGCGCAGCGTGCCGCAGACCTCCGCCTGGCGCTCGCCGATCCGCTCGATAACGGATTCGTGGTCGCCCACCCCCTCCACCCCGAGCCCGTCCATCCCGTCGTATGGCGCGGCGAACCCCTCGCAGCTGGTGACGTGCCAGCTGAAAGGGGCGTCGGAGCGGCTGCACATCTGGTACACGGAGCGGTACCCGGCAATCCCGCCCTCCGCGTACCGGAACGCCGGGTGCCGGCTGAACCACGCCTGCAGAAAAGTGGAGCCCGCCTTGGGATATCCCACGTGGATCAGGTGGCGACGCATCGGGCTACGGCTCCGCTCGTTCGCGGGTGGGTGCGGCGCGGCCGGCTCACTCGTTCGGCCGCGGCGGCCCGCACACGTGAAAGGGCGGCACCCGCCGAGCGGGTGCCGCCCTCCGGGAGCGCCACGCGGCCGGCCGGGTTACGTGCCGCCCTGGCCGGGACGCGCGCCGGCGGGAGCGCAGGGGTTCAGCGGATCGGGCCGCGCTCTCCGGTAGCTTCCGTCGGGACAGGTGATCGCCGGGTTGGTGTGGGCGAACACGCCCAGCGGGTTCGTGTACGCGGGAGCCACCCACACGTGGATGTTCCAGCCGGTGGTGCCCACGTGCAGCGTGCCGCCTTTCGCCTTGCAGCTCGCCTCGTCCGCGTTCTTGCCGGGGACGGCGTCGAAGCTGCCGTCGCTCCGCCGCACAACGCAGATGTCGGAGTGGAGGTGCCATTGGTCGTTCGGCCCCGCGAACCCTTCCGGGTCGGCGCGGCCGCCACCGTCGGCCGGGGCGTCGTACGCGTACATGATGCCGGCGACCGACGATTCCGGCGACGTGCCGTCGAAGACGAGCGCCAGGGGGTTCAGCAGATCGTCGTCGGTGGGAACGGGTCCCTTGATCGTGCGTCCCTCGGCCACGTAATGGACGCCGGTGCCGGGGCTGAACCCCGCCACGCGGCGGTACCCCGCGGCCTCCACGTCCCGGACCGTCGGGTACTTTCTCGCCACTTCGGCCACCAGCCCGAGCTGGTGGACGAGCCGCGCGCGGGTGGCGGCCGGAAGCGCCGCCAGCGGAACGGCCGGGGCTTTCGCGCCGTGCGTGCCGTTCTGCACCGCCGCCCATCCCCGGTCGTCACCGTCGGGAAACAGGAAGGCGATCTCCGCCGCCATCGCACCGGCGTGGTGCCCGCCGTGCGCCGCCGCGGCGGGGCTGGATCCCCCCGCCTCTCCGGCGCACGCGGCGAGACCCACCGCCGCCAGCGCCCCGAGACAGCCTGAAAGGTACCTTTTCATCGATTGCTGCACACTCGGCGGGGCCATCGCGGCGGGCACGGTCGCGCGCCGCCAGCGGGGAGGATCCAGGGGGGGTGCGCTCCGGTAAGGAGCACGGCGCGAACAATATCCGTTCCGTTCGCGCGCCGTCAAGTGACGCTGGCCGCCGGGCTCCCCCTGGCGGAGCCGCCGGGGACGGCCACCTGCCGGCGGCGCGCGGAGGCTCCTGGAATGGTACTCCCGCCGCCGGGGTCAGGGAGCGGGCTCGCTCCAGCGTTTCTTGAACGCGCGGATCTCGTCCGGCGTGTAGAAATGGCTCGCGTAGCGGGCCGAGTACACCGTGTCCAGGAGCGAGGCCGGCACCCTGACCCTTTCGCGTGCCTCCCGGTAGCTGCCGCGATAGGCGTGGCCCTCGCCGGCGTTGGCGTCCGGGACCGCGCCCGCGCGGAGCCCGAAGAAGACGCCCGCCGCCTCCGGGAGGGCGTCGAAGCTTTCCTGCCGCACCAGCAGGAGCCGCGCATCCTCCCCCTCGTAGATCTGCCAGCCGCGGGCCCGGTCGAACGGCTCGGCGAAGACGTCGATGCCCAGGTTGGGCTTCACGTGCCGGTCGAACCACACGTCGAGCTCCCACCAGTGGGCGCCGCTCAGGAGCCCCGCCCGGTGCGGCTCCCTGTCCGTCAGCTGGCCGAGTGCCGAGCTCACGCCAGTCAACTCCGGGCTCTCGCTCGCGCTGAAGAACGCGTGGGACAGCCGCTGGCTCACCGGCTCCCGGGTGGAGGCGATCACGTGGACCTTGCGGGGGGCGTCGCAGCCGGCGGCGGGAGCCCTGCGCCGAAGGTGCCGGTGCGCCTCCCAGCGCTCGTTGGTGCGCCCGCGGTCCCACGCGGCGGCAGCCAGCACGCTACGCCGCCGGCCGTCGCGTTCCCACTCTTCCGGAGGGCGGCGCAGGCACAACTGGTGGCTCGTTCCACGCACGTCCGCCCGGATTCCCAGGCCCCGGACGAGCTCCACCAGGGTGTAGGTACCGGTCCTGGGGATGGTGAGGATCAGTGCCAGGTCCTCCAGCATCGGTTCCCTTCCCGCCAGACCGGCCAGGCGCTGAAGCCCCGCGGCCAGCGCGCCGCGGATCGCGCCAGCGGCCGGCGAAGACGTCGGTCCCAAGGTTCGCCGGCAGGGGGTGGGGGCGACGCGGCGAGCACGCTTGCGCGCCACCGGCGGGGTGGATTCGGGGTGGGTGCGCCCTGGCAGAGGAACACGGCGCGAACATTACCGGCTCCGTTCGCGCGCCGTCAAGTGACCTTCGCCGGCCGGACCCCGTTCCCGGCCCGGCTGAGAACGCAGCCCGCTCGTGCTCGGCGATCCGGCGGTACAGCCACCTGTCGGCGGCCCGCGGAAGCGCCTAGAATGGTGCTCCCGCCGTCTACGCCCCCACCGCTCACGAACCGCAGGCCCCCGCGTTGAATCCATTCCCGAGCTTGCACCGCGTGGCGGCCAGCGTCACCCGGCGGATCGCGCCACAGTGGGGGCAGGTGCTCTTCTTCCTCCCCGGCGGGTCTGGCGCGTGGCCCGGCATGGGGCAGTACCTGTACCGCCACGAGCCCGCCTTCCGCGCCGCCGTCGACGAGGCTTCGTCCGTCGTGGAAGAGGTGCTCGGATGGTCTCCGGCGCCGTCGTTCCGGGGCGGCGGCGACGCCCCCGCCGCGACCCCCGAGCTGGCCCGCCGCGATGAAATCGTCCGGCTCGGCGTGATGCAGATCGGGCAGGTGGACCTCTGGCGCGAGCAGGGGATCGAGGCCGGAGGCGTCCTCGGATTGAGCCTGGGCGAGATGGTGGCGCCGTACGCGGCCGGCGCCCTGTCGCGCGCGGACTGCGCCCGCGTGATCGCGGCGGTGTCGCACGCCATCTCGCTCACGCGCACGCCGGAGCGGATGTTCGTGCTGAAGGCGACCGCTGCGGAGGCGGCGCGCCTCTGCCGCACCGCCCCCGCGCGCCTCGACTACCTGGGCGGCTCCGCGCCGGGAACGGCCGTGGTGCTCTCGCGCGAGGCGGACGCGGACGCGATCCGCGCCTTTCTGGGCGGCTTCGTGGAGCGCGAGAGGCCGACGGAGTGGAGCTACCACACGCCGCGCCTGCACGTGGACCGCGCCTGGCTGGCGGAGCAGCTCCGCGGCATCACGACGCTCGCCGCGCGCTGCCCGGTCTACTCCTCCGCCGCGGGGGGCGAGATTCCGCCGGGCTCGCCCTTCGACGCGCGCTTCTTCGGGTGGATGGTGAGCCGTTCCTTTCACCTGAACCAGGCCGTGTCGGCGGCGCTGGACCGGGGGTTCGACACCGTCGTCCAGCTGGGGGCGCAGCACGGGGCCCACGCCGGCATCGAGGCCGCGGCCACCGCGCGGGGCGGCCGGGTGCGCTTCATCAACTCGATGCACCCGGAGCGCGAGGCGGACTCGTGGGCGCACGCCCGGCGGCAGGCGCGAGGGCTCCGCGCGATGCCCCGCCCCGCGCCGGCGCCCGTGTCGGCCCGCACGGTGGACTTCGCGGACCCCTCCGTCCGGGCCGACCTGTTCGGCGTCTACCGGGCGCTCCGTGCGCAGGGGAGCGTCCACTTCATCGTTCGCGACGGAAGCTGGCTGGTCCTGCACCACGCGGACGTCTTGGGCGCTCTCGCAAGGCACGGCAGCTTTTCCAGCGCGCTGGAGGTGATGCGGGACGCGGACCCGGTGCTCCTGGGAAGCGACCCCCCGGAGCACACGGCGGCGCGGCGGCTCGTGTCCCGCCACTTCACGGCCGCCGCGCTCGAGCACCGCGTGGAGCTGGGCG comes from Longimicrobium sp. and encodes:
- a CDS encoding putative capsular polysaccharide synthesis family protein — encoded protein: MGPTSSPAAGAIRGALAAGLQRLAGLAGREPMLEDLALILTIPRTGTYTLVELVRGLGIRADVRGTSHQLCLRRPPEEWERDGRRRSVLAAAAWDRGRTNERWEAHRHLRRRAPAAGCDAPRKVHVIASTREPVSQRLSHAFFSASESPELTGVSSALGQLTDREPHRAGLLSGAHWWELDVWFDRHVKPNLGIDVFAEPFDRARGWQIYEGEDARLLLVRQESFDALPEAAGVFFGLRAGAVPDANAGEGHAYRGSYREARERVRVPASLLDTVYSARYASHFYTPDEIRAFKKRWSEPAP
- a CDS encoding cytochrome P450, which gives rise to MNPFPSLHRVAASVTRRIAPQWGQVLFFLPGGSGAWPGMGQYLYRHEPAFRAAVDEASSVVEEVLGWSPAPSFRGGGDAPAATPELARRDEIVRLGVMQIGQVDLWREQGIEAGGVLGLSLGEMVAPYAAGALSRADCARVIAAVSHAISLTRTPERMFVLKATAAEAARLCRTAPARLDYLGGSAPGTAVVLSREADADAIRAFLGGFVERERPTEWSYHTPRLHVDRAWLAEQLRGITTLAARCPVYSSAAGGEIPPGSPFDARFFGWMVSRSFHLNQAVSAALDRGFDTVVQLGAQHGAHAGIEAAATARGGRVRFINSMHPEREADSWAHARRQARGLRAMPRPAPAPVSARTVDFADPSVRADLFGVYRALRAQGSVHFIVRDGSWLVLHHADVLGALARHGSFSSALEVMRDADPVLLGSDPPEHTAARRLVSRHFTAAALEHRVELGERTAAGLLQPLLEGREVEVVHGFAIPFAHAIGADVLGMDPRAAVALVEPRHAAEGNTQRLFTELREPLDAVAGETAVYRALREEGLGDEAARSLVRLLWIAGTDTLARVLPSAVLLLVRHDEVRARIAAEPALAERFADEVFRLSPPEHTIVRVANEEVKLGGATIPAGAVVRLSLAAANRDPARFADPDAIRLDRPPGAHLAFGGGVHRCIGAALARAQTAVAVRTLLRLAPGFRALQPLSTVRHTAAGIQQLVIER